The genomic region GGGACAGCCGACTTGATGTTGGGGCCTGAGCTTCCCCGGCAGACGACGAAGATGATGAAGACGACGTGGATGGGGTTTGAGCTGCTTTGTTGAGATTTTCTTTAACTTTACTTGCATAACTTATTTTGGGAACAATTTTAGCACTGCTATTGTCCACTGGAAAAACTGGAGGTGGTTTAAATAAGGTCCATGAGTCCTCTTTAGACGTAGCCGACGATGCGTGCTTCCCTTTGGGCCGGTCATCAAACTTCTTGCTGCTAATCCCAGGTTTGGCATCAGAGTTTTTTCGCTGTACATCCCCAAGCCCAGGCTTTCCCCGGCCTGCTCCACTAGCCCCAGCCTCGTATTTCCAAATGGGTTTAGTATTTTCAATTCGGTTCCCCTTTTGTTCACTATAATCAGGCTTGAAACTCTCAAGTTCCTGTTTCAAGGTTGGTGCGCTGGCCTCCTGTTGCATTATTTTGTCCTGTGCTAGATTCAAGTTCTCACAACCCTTGGCACTGTTGCGCCTGCCTTTCCGTTTTTTGGGCGTAGTGTATCCACTCTCGGAGCCGCTGCCATCATTATCGGCCCCTTTGCCTACGTAGCCATTCGTGATGTAGCTGGAGTTATTGGTTACCACGCCGTTTGGAATAGATACTCCCTCTGGCTTGTCTGAGGGCTGGCTTTCTCTGAGTTTATTTTCGTAGGACTTGTCATTCTTTTTGTCCATGCTATTTTTCTGAATGAAGTTCTTGGGTTTGATTCCAGCTTTCCCCAAAGCACTGGACTTCACCGTCTGCTTTGGGGTCGCGTTAGTGTCTACGAGCTGCTGGCTGCCATTGGGTACCCTGGATCCCGGGGTGCTGGTTTCATCAGCACACAGGCCCTTTAACGacacttctctttctcctgcatTACCATTTAGCTCTCCATAGCctagaaaaaagccaaaaacaacaaaaagcaagaaTTAGAATGCAAAATGTTAAAACTTCTGATTGCAGAAAGCTGTAATCAGCCCCAAACAGACCCAAATTCCTCAAGCAGAcgttttaaaacaggaaaatatctAGTCTTTGATCTACAAAAGCACACACTTATTTGCTGGATATCACGGCAAGAAGGATTAAGCAGAAAGTACCagcagccactgtccatcatatACAACCAGGGTGATATATAgataacaaaacaaagcaagagaatATGCAGATactacagaaggaaaatatacTGTAGTAAAGATGAGCAGCAAGCTGGAGAGCTATTTCATCAGCTACTGTTTCCAGGtcacacagctgaaaaaaattaattctcagGATGCTTCAAGACAGAGGGatctgctgcctttgctgcaaGATTTCTTTCAGAATCCATAGTGTAAACTAGGGCCAACTCCTACCACCTCCATCAGCTCCCAGGCCTGGAACACCAGCAGCCTGCCTTCCCCCCTTCCTCTTAAACTCCATCTCTagtaagggggaaaaaataaaacaaaacaaagcactttTCCAAAAGGCCGTGTGCAAATTCAGTTGGATGCTGCATCTCctcatttcatttcagaattgCAACCAACACATTCCTACATGTGCTCTTTAGCTTTGGGAAGGAATGCAACCCTGCAAGCACCTTTCATCCACGACCACCGGCCTCCTGCCCACTGAGAAAGCTCAGTGTTTCAGAGTCCCTGCGAGACCCAGCACCAGCTGAAGGCCCACACAGTCCagcacttgctgagggttcaAGCTCATCAAACCCTGAGATTATGCTGTACATTCAGCTTTCCTTTTTTGCTCCTCAAGCTCATCATCAGGCATTATGGTTCTGAAGTGAACCTTGAGAGGGCAACTCAATTCCACTGGAGGTGGCACAGGCCAGACTGAAACACTTCACCTTCCtcaatgtttaaaaacaaaaatctctggCCAAGGATCTATTGCTTTCCAGAAGTCTGGCTacactgctccagcagaagaCTCCAACAGAAGTCCCACTGATAAGACCAAAAAGAATGCCGTTCCCAGCTCAACAGACACGCTCTGGTTGTGGATTGACTCCTTCCCATTGCACTCACTCCTCTGGGAAGAGTCTCATCCTCTCACCTCCTCTGACTCATCTGCTCTCCCTCCCAGGGTGGAAGGTCTGATATCTCCCACAACTGACCCAGCCTAAGGCTTCATCTGCAGCCATGGCGGCATGAAGCCAGCACAGGGCATGGAGCCCCCAAGAATGAGAGGGGGCGAAACTCCAGCTTGAAAAACAACGTTTTTGTTGTTGCCGCTGTTGTTGAAATTAGCTGCTACGCTAAAAATCACTGTTATCCCCCCATCCTAGAGCCTCAGCTGTCTGGCAGATGTAACTGCTCAAGTTATGTGCAATCCGGGAACACAAGAATCCCTGTAGGAATCTTGACAGAAATTCCACAACTGAGTTTGCCGAGCGGGATCAAAAAGGATTTTACTACACTCAAGTATCTGTAACAGCCACAACTTCCACTATAACTTCCAAACACGCTGTTACATTAACAGTAAATACTTCATTCCAGAGAAAATGGATGGAATGGGATTCTCAGCTTAGCCAAGGGACTACAAATAAAGTATTCCAGAATAACGTGCAGAGGAAGAATTCTCAAGAGCAACATGTTATAGTTGACCTCATATGACTCAAGACTTCTGACACCACTggttaacaaaacaaaacaataagaGTGGTCATAAGACCATAGCAGATGAGgagtgaaagaataaaatgaagaacaaaatcCATTTCAGTAAGTCAGTGTGTCAGCAGTTTCTAGTTCCAATTTTCAAGTATTCTCAACTCAGCTGCTTGCTGGTTTCTTCCAAACCAAGTTTTGGCACAGCTGCTTTGGCCTGGGCACAGAGGTCCAGCAAACAAaattttggggggaaaaaagccataAAAGGATGACAAAATGAACAGGTGAGGAGCACCTGGCAAGCTCAAAATCTTTTCCTGGCTGGAAAGAGGAGGGTGTTGGAGGAAGTGCGTATTAAAACCCTGTGCACACAGCAAACAGCGAAATGACTACTCAACTTATTTTTGCCCAGTAACTTATTTTAGTGTAGCCTGATCAGGTCCCTCCCCgcctgtgctgcagaggctCTCCGGAGAGGCAGCTTACCGGCTCCAGGGCACgaccagccctgctcctgccccaagCCAGGCCCCTGCCCATCTCCCACCCGGCTACGTAAATGAAAAtttacagggggaaaaaaaaagccgtCGATGGCATTCTATCGGTCCCTGTAATCACGCATTGGCTTTGGATCCACATGAGCCTctaaaaggggtttttttaggacTCGGCAGGCAGGCAGCCCTCCAGCAGCGAGACGGGGACCCGCGAGCAGTCCCCCCTGCACCGGCGGTGCCGGGCTGCGTGGCCAGGGCTGCCCGGCCACCGCCTCTGCGGCGCGGCCGCCCGGCCAGCGCGCCGGAACGCCGCCGGCTCGGCACAGCCCTTCTCCCGCGGCCCGGGAAGAGCGAGCCCAGCCACGCCGGACGGCCGGGGAGGAGGCGGCCGAAGGTCcccgccgggccgcgccgccttccccgctcccgccggcggggccgggccgggcccccTCTGCCTTATCTGACTCATTGATTTTTGCGCTCAGCAATTTTCAACCGGCGCCTCGCCCTCTCTTCCCCGCCCGCTCCACCACCCCCCAGCGGGGGGCAGCGGCCCGGGCGGGGGCAGGGGGCCCcggggcggcgcggcccggccccacGTGCCCGGCGGGCGGTGGCGGTGCCGGCGGGCCCCGCGGCTCCCGCAGCCGCGCCGGCCCCAACATGGCGGACAGGAAGCGGCCCCAGCGCGGCGGAGAAGCTTCCAGCCGGGccgggggaggaggaggaggaggaggaggaggaggaggagggcccCGCCGCCACCCCGCGAAGGTCACAGGCCCcagcccgccgcccgccccgacCTGTTCTCCGCTTCGGCGTCTCCTGGTGCTGCGGGCCGCCGTGCTTGTGCTCGTGTCGGAGCGGCGGCTTGGGCTGGGCTCGGCCGTCGGGCGGCGGCAGGTACGCGCTCTgcgggtggtggtggtggtggtggccgCTGTAGTAGTAGTAatggtggtgatggtggtggtgtGGCTGCTCCTCCATGGGGGGCGGctggcggggccgggccgggctgggcgCTCGCTGCTGGGCCGTGCGGCTCCGGCGCTGGGACGCTGCTGGCGCGGGGGAAGTGGCGGACTGGCAGCGCCCGCCCTGCAATCAGCGAGCCGcgccgccgcgcccgccccccgccccgccccggccgcccGGCGGAAAAGGAAGCGGCGGCCGCCCGGCCGAGGCCCGGCTTGGCCGCTGCCGTGG from Colius striatus isolate bColStr4 chromosome 20, bColStr4.1.hap1, whole genome shotgun sequence harbors:
- the NUFIP2 gene encoding FMR1-interacting protein NUFIP2, whose product is MEEQPHHHHHHHYYYYSGHHHHHHPQSAYLPPPDGRAQPKPPLRHEHKHGGPQHQETPKRRTGYGELNGNAGEREVSLKGLCADETSTPGSRVPNGSQQLVDTNATPKQTVKSSALGKAGIKPKNFIQKNSMDKKNDKSYENKLRESQPSDKPEGVSIPNGVVTNNSSYITNGYVGKGADNDGSGSESGYTTPKKRKGRRNSAKGCENLNLAQDKIMQQEASAPTLKQELESFKPDYSEQKGNRIENTKPIWKYEAGASGAGRGKPGLGDVQRKNSDAKPGISSKKFDDRPKGKHASSATSKEDSWTLFKPPPVFPVDNSSAKIVPKISYASKVKENLNKAAQTPSTSSSSSSSSAGEAQAPTSSRLSQVPMSAMKSVTSASFSNGPILAGTDGSVYPPGTQALLSTAASTVPSSSSSSESASQDMSTTSTALEQKKSSLFIYPSNMQTVLLGTTQVDFPSQTNQQNLGDIFQNQWGLSFINEPSTGPETVVGKSADNQLMEVTFQGEYPATLVSQCAEIIPSGTEQPVFPKAYELDKRTSPQILSSVLKPGTAVEGGVLPLESHHTGDLQKADTGSQGALVFLSKDYEVENPLASPTNNLLASAKEQRYQRGLERKDSWGSFDLRAAIIYHTKEMESVWNLQKQDPTRIITYDEAMDRPDQ